In Triticum urartu cultivar G1812 unplaced genomic scaffold, Tu2.1 TuUngrouped_contig_7979, whole genome shotgun sequence, the sequence CTTTGGTGAGTCGCCTCGATGTTCATCCCAAATGAATCTTTTTCTTGTTTGTATAAACCGCCGCTAACCAATCTGCAATTTACTCAAGTCCCAGGAGCAGCAATCTTAACCAAGATATGCTTGTAAAGCTCAAAGCTGTTTACAGGCATTGTTCCAGGCATGGTTGTTCTTAGTGAGAGTTTGGTTGTCTCTGTTCACCCGGAAAGGGCCCAATTCTCGCATCGCTCCGAAGCCCAACGACGAGCACCCAGGCCCTGCATGCATGCTCCATATCAATCCATTATTTATTTTTTGAAAGATCGTACCAATTCATTATGCATTTCGAATGTATTTTTTTTAGAACATtttgagcaatttaccaaatatAGTGTTCAACAATACGCAATGGTACTAGCTAGCTACTAGTAGTAGAGTGTATCTTCCTCACCTCCGTTGAGCCATAGGAGGAGTGGCTTCGCCATCGGGTTGCCGGGAGATTCCACGAAGTAATAGAAGAGTGCGCGGCCATTATGGTCGTCGACAGTCACGTACCCGCCGTACTGGTCGAAGTCGACGCCCTCCGGCTGTCCTGGTAGCGCCGAGATCTTGTCGGCCGCCTTCATAGCGATGTGGTCGGAGCCTGAGTACCCATCTGTTCGGGGGCTGCTGGCGATTCCGAGAAATGATCCGCCATGGAAACTAGTAGGATCACCAATTTTGTTGCTGATGTTGCTTCTGGATCTTTTAGACGAGAGGAACTTTGTGAGATGCGCCTCCTGAGATGAGGCATGGGCGTGCAATGCAATTGTGGGAATGAGAAAAAAAAGATGGAATCCAACAGTAATAGTCCCCATCTCTTGAGATGATCGACTATTCAACTTGTGTGTGAGATTGATGATCGTCTAATTCACATGGATTTTATAGGTCATGGAGTTAGGTAGCTAGGGAGAGAAAAGATGCCATCTGAGCAAGATCAAATCCAAATTAATGTACTGCCATAATATGCTTTTGACACATGCAGGTGAAATCCGCTGTTTCTGTAGCTATTATTTATGGCAAAATCAATGCTTTAATAGCACTCATTTACCAAAACAATGTAAACatctgaaaataaataaatatggTCAATATTTTTATTTTATTGTGAAAATGATCGAAACTTTTTGTAGTGTGCAAAAGATAAGGGAACGGGCGACTCCCTAATTGTCGCGGATCGTACTAGAGGATGGCTATGTATTCACTCCCTCCAATGGTCGCTGGCACCGCCTCCCTTCTTTCCCTGAAGATGGCATCTTTATTGACTCCTTTGACAACTAGCTTCCCCTTGATCTCAGTGACATCTATGCCTCTAGTGACGCATGAAAACATACTACACAACTTCCTCTTACGCAAAACTCTCTCCAGCAATCTATGTTTCTCATGGTGCTAGACACGGTCGTTTTCCATAAGACTTGCAAAGCTTCTCATAAAGTTTCCCCCGACAACTTCATTGTCGCCCTGACAAACAATATGAACTACCTGTCGACCGTATTTCAGCAAGGAAATGGTGTGTGGTTGCCTGAGCCAGAAAAAAGACATAGGAATATATAATGGACATTGCATTCCTTGGAGACAAACACTATGCGATCACAAAGGCTCAAGATCTCATACCGCTCGATCTTATTTCAACTCATTTTACAGATTACGGTATAGCCAAACCAAATGGTATTTCTACTTCGACCACTGGACTTCACTCGGGAAAAGGTGAAGTAGAAGAAAATTGTATGAACCTTTTCTTTTTTTCGTTAAGTTCAAGTCTGAATGCAAGGCAATCACTTCCCGGTGCTTGTTAAGCTGTCACTGACATTTTTCAAGTCTTGCACTGGCTATCAACATGACACCGATGGCTACCATTGCAAGCGTGTTATCAAGCAACCATCAAGCTATGATGATCACAATGCCTAGAGCacggatgatgatgatgagggaGAAGAGAATGCAATAATCGCCAGGAAGAAGAAGatggggaggaagaggaggacaACGATGTGGCAACACCAGATGAGGAGGGCTATGGCGTGGCAAGACATTTAAATAAGTTGATGGTAGTCAAAATATGAGTTtgtcttgtgcatgtacaactgTACAAGAGACAATGAAACCGGTGATGTCATCATCACCAGCTAGCACCTAACCGAGTCCCATGGGAAGCTGCTAATGGTGAGGTTACAAAAAAAAGCCCTCTCGGCTCTCCTTTATTCACTTGACAATTGGACGTTTTAAAGGCAGATGTCGACACAGCCAAGTGGGTGCCACTAACGGTGGATAATGGGCTAGGCAGTGACTGAGCATTGTTCGCCAACATATATTTTTCCTAGTTTGAGACATTCTGCCTAACATGTCGTGATGATGAACAAACATGCTAGACATTTCTAGCTGCATCGTTTTTGGTGGTCATAATAAATGGGCTCGGTTCTGAATTAAAACACGACACAACATCCACCTAATTCCTGCTTGTGTTTTTAGACACGCTTTTATGTGGCATCCATTATAACGATAAAAGGGAATATATAGTGaggctactccctccgtccctaAATATAATAATTTTTAGATATTCCACTacaaactacatacggatgtatatagacatattttagagtgtagattcactcattttgttccgtatgtaacCTATAGTGGATTCTCTAAaaggacttatatttagaaacggagggagtagtattatAATGACACACTTTAAAGAATATCTTAGATAGTGGAGTATTGTAGTTACTTCTTCTATCTGTTTAGCTAGACATTGACCTCATGCCCTTCAAGAGTTCTCTTCATAAATATACAGCCCCAGACTTTGAGTACTCCTATATGAAAAATATCACTATACAATATATCACTTATGAAATATTCCATCTATAACTTTTTATAAAATGTTTCTAGAGTCCATGACAGTGACAAAAAACATCTTTTCCCTGAATTGTTTGGATTGCTTACCAAGCGTCTTATGTTACAGAGGCAGCACGCGCCCTTACAATTTCTCAATACACACAAGGGTTGTCGTGATATTTTTTAGATCAAAATAACCCCGCAAAAAGGGCATACACCATGGCAAGAACGTAGTGTGTTGGATCGGTCGGTGAGCTGCGTGGAAGAGTGGGAACAAACACACCATGATTTCGCACACAAGGGTTGTCGTGATATTTTTTAGATCAAAATAACCCCGCAAAAAGGGCATACACCATGGCAAGAACGTAGTGTGTTGGATCGGTCGGTGAGCTGCGTGGAAGAGTGGAAACAAACACACCATGATTTCGCTCTCACTACTCTTCTTCCTCTGCTTTTTGATGTATATAAAGCCAAAAAAGACTTATATAAGTGACAAGATTAGATGAACTTTACATGTATGTAAAGAAATGACTAAAGATAAAAAAGAGTGCACCAGCCGGGAATCGAACCCGGGTCTGTACCGTGGCAGGGTACTATTCTACCACTAGACCACTGGTGCCTCGATGACAAATTTATTTTAAGATATTAAAAGACGGTTGACAAGACTAGCAAACGGGAATCCAG encodes:
- the LOC125531724 gene encoding serine carboxypeptidase 1-like; its protein translation is MGTITVGFHLFFLIPTIALHAHASSQEAHLTKFLSSKRSRSNISNKIGDPTSFHGGSFLGIASSPRTDGYSGSDHIAMKAADKISALPGQPEGVDFDQYGGYVTVDDHNGRALFYYFVESPGNPMAKPLLLWLNGGPGCSSLGFGAMRELGPFRVNRDNQTLTKNNHAWNNACKQL